In the Nicotiana tabacum cultivar K326 chromosome 16, ASM71507v2, whole genome shotgun sequence genome, one interval contains:
- the LOC107818343 gene encoding uncharacterized protein LOC107818343: protein MMWDEWGNDFRHEYEEEQHQHQQQQEEEDSYLKFDFLSVLSMPKDYYRILEVDYDATEEVIRSNYIRLALKWHPDKQKDQDSATSKFQEINEAYQVLIDPVKRQEYDKKGMLRAYDYNIVEYLNRYKGLILTCNGLGMKHSIW from the exons ATGATGTGGGATGAGTGGGGCAATGATTTCCGACATGAATACGAGGAAGAACAGCATCAgcatcagcagcagcaagaagAGGAGGATTCTTATCTTAAATTTGATTTCTTGTCTGTTTTGTCTATGCCTAAG GATTACTATAGAATACTGGAAGTGGATTATGATGCGACAGAGGAGGTCATTCGATCCAATTATATCCGTCTTGCTTTG AAATGGCATCCGGATAAGCAAAAAGATCAGGATAGTGCTACTTCAAAGTTTCAGGAAATAAATGAGGCTTACCAAG TTCTGATTGATCCTGTGAAACGTCAAGAATACGACAAGAAAGGGATGCTACGAGCCTATGATTACAACATTGTT GAATACCTCAATCGCTACAAGGGTCTTATTTTAACGTGTAACGGTCTTGGCATGAAGCATTCAATATGGTAA
- the LOC107818344 gene encoding uncharacterized protein LOC107818344, whose protein sequence is MKVIGHRRCSLCSSSRLFSSSVQWISPLHYQSRSSPRQDAAIEIDGTTVEEVPRKRKYISHEAAVSLIKQEKDAKRALEIFNKVSDQKGFNHNNSTYAVLLHKLALCKKFETVDVVIHQMKYETCKFHEGIFINLMKHYSKSSLHEKVLEMFDAILPIVREKPSLNAISTCLNLLIEAKQIDLAREFLLNVQKHLDLKPNTCIFNILVKYHCRKGDVEAAFVVVEEMRKSIVSYPNLITYSTLMDGLCRCGRLQEAIDLFEKMLAEDQIPPDALTYNILINAFSRAGKVDRATNIIDFMKKNGCQPNIVNYTALMNGFCKEGRGEDAKEVFHEMKRVGLTPDIVGYTTLINSFCRAGKVDEGIELLEEMKDKGCKADDVTIKVILGGLCRASRSSEAFDMLERLPYDGIRLSKESYRIVLNFLCKEGELEKAMELLGLMLARGFVPHFATSNELIVQQCEAGKAADAAMALFGLLEMGFKPEPQTWSLLIDVICRERKLLPAFQLLDELVLQ, encoded by the coding sequence ATGAAAGTTATTGGGCACAGGAGATGCAGTCTCTGCTCTTCATCTAGGTTATTCTCATCTTCAGTTCAATGGATTTCTCCTTTGCATTACCAGAGCAGGAGTTCCCCGAGGCAAGATGCTGCTATCGAAATAGATGGCACTACTGTAGAAGAAGTTCCAAGAAAACGCAAGTATATATCTCATGAAGCCGCAGTCAGCTTGATAAAACAAGAGAAAGATGCAAAACGTGCCCTGGAGATTTTTAACAAGGTTTCTGATCAGAAGGGTTTCAATCACAATAACTCCACCTATGCTGTTCTTCTCCATAAACTTGCTCTTTGCAAGAAATTTGAAACAGTCGATGTTGTTATTCATCAGATGAAATATGAAACTTGTAAGTTCCATGAAGGTATATTCATTAACCTCATGAAACATTACTCCAAATCCTCTCTCCATGAAAAGGTTCTGGAGATGTTTGACGCAATCTTGCCTATCGTTCGGGAAAAGCCGTCCCTCAATGCCATTAGCACGTGTCTGAATCTCCTGATTGAAGCAAAACAGATTGATCTGGCCAGGGAGTTTCTCTTAAATGTGCAGAAGCATCTAGATTTGAAGCCGAATACATGCATTTTCAATATCTTGGTCAAGTATCATTGCAGAAAAGGGGATGTTGAAGCTGCATTTGTAGTAGTAGAAGAGATGAGAAAGTCCATAGTTTCTTATCCTAACTTGATTACTTATAGCACCCTTATGGATGGCCTATGCCGATGTGGAAGGCTTCAAGAAGCAATCGACTTGTTTGAGAAAATGCTTGCTGAAGATCAAATTCCGCCAGATGCATTGACTTACAATATCTTAATAAATGCATTTTCTCGTGCAGGAAAGGTGGATAGAGCTACAAATATAATAGATTTTATGAAGAAAAATGGATGCCAACCAAATATAGTTAATTACACAGCTTTGATGAATGGATTTTGTAAGGAGGGGAGAGGGGAAGATGCCAAAGAGGTATTTCATGAGATGAAAAGAGTAGGCCTAACGCCTGATATCGTTGGCTATACAACATTGATAAATTCCTTCTGTAGGGCTGGTAAAGTTGATGAAGGCATTGAGTTACTTGAAGAAATGAAGGATAAAGGATGCAAAGCTGATGACGTGACAATAAAAGTTATACTTGGAGGATTGTGCAGAGCCTCTAGATCAAGTGAAGCTTTCGATATGCTTGAAAGGTTACCTTATGATGGTATACGCCTAAGTAAGGAAAGTTATAGGATTGTGTTAAATTTCTTGTGTAAAGAAGGCGAGCTAGAAAAGGCAATGGAGTTGTTAGGTCTGATGTTGGCTAGAGGATTCGTGCCTCATTTTGCTACGTCAAATGAATTGATAGTTCAACAATGTGAAGCTGGAAAGGCAGCCGATGCAGCTATGGCATTGTTTGGGCTGTTAGAAATGGGGTTTAAGCCAGAACCTCAGACATGGAGTTTATTGATTGATGTGATTTGCAGGGAGAGAAAGTTATTGCCTGCATTTCAATTACTTGATGAGTTGGTTCTGCAATAG